A region from the Acyrthosiphon pisum isolate AL4f chromosome A1, pea_aphid_22Mar2018_4r6ur, whole genome shotgun sequence genome encodes:
- the LOC100168949 gene encoding cytochrome c heme lyase translates to MGNTVSGAQKLVVQAFIPQNETNNNEPPKNPHGLTNTAGMSPPPECPMHVKTDDKKAAGCAVAGNPDDINPLNMMPPPNQKPAPDQPFPLPTEREVSTIPKSEGEGDFWVYPSAQMFWNAMLRKGWRWKDDDLSPKDMDVIIKIHNINNELAWREVLKWEAFHASECMNPKLKSFGGKAKHFSPRARIRNWMGYELPFDRHDWIVDRCGKEVRYVIDYYSTDNSPNKYQVAVLDVRPALDSFGALWDRSKAAYWRWRYEAEMERNIANKMEELRSDDKV, encoded by the exons ATGGGAAATACGGTTTCCGGAGCTCAAAAACTTGTGGTGCAGGCGTTTATTCCACAGAACGAAACTAACAACAATGAACCGCCTAAAAATCCACACGGGCTTACCAACACAGCTGGCATGAGCCCACCACCGGAATGTCCAATGCACGTCAAAACAGACGATAAGAAAGCCGCTGGATGTGCTGTGGCGGGAAACCCAGATGACATCAATCCGTTAAATatg ATGCCACCTCCAAATCAAAAACCAGCTCCAGATCAACCATTTCCATTACCAACAGAACGAGAAGTATCTACTATACCTAAGTCAGAAGGAGAGGGTGACTTTTGGGTTTATCCTTCAGCTCAa ATGTTTTGGAATGCAATGTTACGAAAAGGGTGGCGTTGGAAAGACGATGATTTATCTCCAAAAGATATGGacgttataattaaaatacacaacATCAACAATGAGCTTGCTTGGCGAGAAGTACTAAAATGGGAAGCTTTTCACGCAAGTGAATGTATGAATCCAAAGTTGAAAAGCTTTGGGGGTAAAGCTAAACATTTTTCTCCAAGAGCAAGAATACGAAATTGGATGGGATATGAACTACCTTTTGATAGACATGATTGGATAGTAGACCGTTGTGGTAAAGAAGTACGATATGTTATTGATTATTACAGTACAGATAATTCACCAAATAAATATCAAGTGGCTGTTTTGGATGTAAGGCCAGCCTTAGATTCATTTGGTGCGTTGTGGGATCGttcaaaa GCAGCTTATTGGAGATGGCGATATGAAGCTGAAATGGAAAGaaatattgcaaataaaatGGAAGAATTAAGAAGCGATGATAAAgtgtga
- the LOC100164865 gene encoding uncharacterized protein LOC100164865, with product MRIISTTVLVLCLSSEYTLKCSEDDFVDPLDMLNYDRSSKSMKNPTPKTMANEPVQNERCTVFLSRFINILLINTGLSNIDQVSNYDENKELKLHTSVTLSVQDLELLKNMANKRDVDYTEIDRILSGLFTPVEMNSTEKNGQGNSHLKIYHLFKQDALYWISVGCITIVLLYIIFKKINYICSLTFVLFIIFALGFASTWYTMYMKAEINRSVQLEYMPTECREKTGWTTFSWFKSSNLDQCKRYKEAIFLDPKYSIAMTDIFAEMFSKMLTKPIEALGESIYVFNKSVLKDIPFLAQVILIPIIIVIIIKTVFLSCSLLVGRGLSTKYLFGYGDATIGAEPTNNDQYTTNKRINNSFHPMISAQHTAPQIPALPNVNFNINLSHPSPNENTRSSRYDDKFKINYAKESNLIAMLKNRENDSVDSKDFKDLIKKAPRHRTLSM from the exons ATGAGAATTATTTCTACCACCGTTTTGGTTTTGTGTTTATCTAGTGAGTATACCCTAAAATGTTCAGAAGACGACTTTGTCGATCCGTTGGATATGCTCAACTACGACAGGTCGTCGAAATCAATGAAAAATCCTACACCAAAAACAATGGCTAATGAGCCCGTTCAAAATGAACGTTGTACGGTCTTTCTTTCAAGATTCATCAACATACTGTTAATAAACACTGGACTATCT AACATTGATCAAGTGTCAAACTATGACGAAAACAAAGAGCTGAAGTTGCATACATCAGTAACCCTCAGTGTTCAAGATTTGGAGTTGTTAAAAAACATGGCCAATAAAAGGGATGTAGATTACACAGAAATTGATCGAATTTTAAGCGGCCTATTTACTCCAGTGGAAATGAACTCCACTGAGAAAAACGGCCAAGGAAAcagccatttaaaaatatatcatctg TTTAAGCAAGATGCGCTGTATTGGATTTCAGTTGGTTGTATTACAATtgttttactgtatattatttttaaaaaaattaattatatttgcagCCTAACATTTgttctgtttattatttttgcactTGGATTTGCTTCAACCTGGTACACCATGTACATG AAAGCCGAAATAAATCGCAGTGTTCAATTGGAGTACATGCCCACTGAGTGTCGTGAAAAGACAGGCTGGACTACTTTTTCTTGGTTTAAATCCAGCAATTTAG ATCAGTGCAAAAGGTACAAAGAAGCGATTTTTTTGGATCCTAAATATTCTATCGCCATGACTGATATATTTGCTGAAATGTTTAGTAAAATGTTGACGAAGCCGATAGAAGCCTTAGGAGAATCTATATATGTGTTCAATAAATCGGTTTTAA aggATATACCATTTTTGGCTCAAGTAATTTTGATTcctatcattattgttataatcatcAAAACAGTATTTTTATCGTGCTCATTGTTAGTTGGTCGAGGTTTAAGCACAAAATACTTATTTGGATATGGTGATGCAACAATTGGTGCAGAACCAACCAATAATGACcaatatacaacaaataaaagaattaaCAATAGTTTTCATCCAATGATATCAGCCCAACATACGGCACCTCAAATTCCTGCATTGCCAAATGTTAATTTCAACATCAATTTAAGTCATCCAAGTCCAAATGAAAATACTCGATCCTCACGTTatgatgataaatttaaaatcaactatGCAAAAGAAAGTAATTTAATAGCAATGCTAAAGAATAGAGAGAACGACAGTGTTGATAGTAAAGATTTCAAAGACCTTATAAAAAAAGCACCTAGACATAGAACATTGTCTATGTAA
- the LOC100166874 gene encoding ATP-binding cassette sub-family G member 4 — MDPLDDVENCEPHHHLLKRPPVDIEFSDLTYSVPQGRNGSKIILRSVSGLFRSGELTAILGPSGAGKSTLINVLAGYRCGDARGSIMVNSRPREMKSFRKMCRYIMQEDLLQPALTVLESMEIASDLKLGYTISKENKLESIEDILQMLRLTKAKNTLMENLSGGERKRLSIALELVNNPPVIFLDEPTTGLDDLSSSQCVSLLKDLAYGGRTIICSIHTPSAKLFAMFDHIYIVAEGQCMFAGVGQDMVPYLSTVGLNCPKHYNPADFMIEVCSREYGDYSEKMSTAVDNGKCLRWFKDNAEMRKPIVRRASQYDTVSNHLYDFSSTGWSQFNVLLRRMMIQHKRDYTYLLFKLFMYTFIGLVVGGMFFQFGNDASMTIFNYGFIFITIIVFMYTPLMPVLLKFPTEVQLLKREYFNRWYGLNAYFCALTCSQLPMQIILSSIYIAITYFLTNQPLEWERGIKFSVVCLMVSLSSESMAYAISSQFNVTNSVFFGPCVACPMMLLASFGLGYEEDEIPGIIRLGMNFSYLRHGVEALVMAVYGNGRGRLECPKNEDYCELRDPSALFKTVGMSQVTYWGSMSALCGMFLAFKVASYVMLRWRLSTKPSLLLKLGFVGRFIKANFNIPR, encoded by the exons atggatcCATTGGACGATGTTGAAAATTGTGAACCCCATCATCACCTGCTTAAAAGACCACCTGTAGATATCGAATTTTCAGACTTGACTTACAGCGTACCACAAGGACGAAATG GATCAAAAATTATTCTTCGGAGTGTAAGTGGTTTGTTCAGATCCGGTGAACTGACAGCGATACTCGGACCGTCCGGCGCGGGGAAAAGTACATTGATCAATGTATTAGCTggttatag ATGTGGTGATGCCCGAGGTTCCATAATGGTAAATAGCCGACCAAGAGAAATGAAATCATTTCGAAAAATGTGTCGTTACATAATGCAAGAAGACCTCTTGCAACCGGCACTCACAGTATTAGAGTCCATGGAAATAGCTTCAGATTTAAAGCTTGGTTATACGATTTCCAAAGAAAACAAACTTGAATCT attgaaGATATCCTACAAATGCTTCGGCTTACTAAAGCGAAAAACACACTCATGGAGAATTTATCTGGTGGAGAAAGAAAACGATTGTCTATCGCTTTGGAGCTTGTTAACAATCCCCCTGTAATATTTTTGGATGAACCTACCAC tgGTTTAGACGACTTATCCAGTTCGCAATGCGTGTCATTACTTAAGGATCTTGCCTATGGCGGTAGAACAATCATTTGTTCTATACACACACCTAGCGCAAAATTATTTGCGATGTTTGATCACATATATATAGTAGCCGAAGGACAGTGCATGTTTGCAGGAGTTGGCCAGGATATGGTTCCATACCTCTCTACCGTAGGACTCAATTGCCCTAAGCACTACAACCCAGCGGACTTTA TGATCGAAGTTTGCAGCAGGGAGTATGGCGATTATTCGGAAAAAATGTCAACGGCCGTGGACAACGGTAAATGTTTGAGATGGTTCAAAGATAATGCTGAAATGAGGAAGCCAATCGTACGCCGAGCGTCACAGTACGACACAGTCTCCAATCACCTGTACGATTTTTCTAGTACGGGATGGTCTCAGTTTAACGTGCTCCTCCGGCGAATGATGATACAACACAAAAGAGACTAT acGTATTTATTGTTCAAATTGTTCATGTACACGTTTATCGGCCTAGTAGTCGGCGGCATGTTTTTTCAATTCGGAAATGACGCTTCTATGACTATTTTCAACTATGGGTTCATATTTATCACCATAATCGTTTTTATGTACACACCACTTATGCCAGTATTGTTAAAAT TTCCTACAGAAGTTCAGCTATTGAAACGAGAATACTTCAACCGATGGTACGGACTGAATGCTTATTTTTGTGCGCTCACGTGTTCACAACTCCCGATGCAG aTAATCCTATCGTCAATCTACATAGCGATAACTTACTTCTTGACAAACCAACCGTTGGAATGGGAACGAGGAATTAAATTTTCCGTTGTGTGTTTGATGGTGTCCTTGTCGTCAGAGAGTATGGCGTACGCGATTTCTTCACAATTCAACGTTACG AACAGCGTGTTCTTCGGGCCGTGCGTGGCTTGCCCGATGATGCTGCTGGCATCATTCGGTCTGGGCTACGAGGAGGACGAGATCCCCGGCATCATCCGGCTGGGCATGAACTTCAGTTACCTGCGGCACGGCGTCGAGGCGCTCGTCATGGCCGTCTACGGCAACGGCCGCGGCCGGCTGGAGTGCCCCAAAAACGAGGACTACTGCGAACTCCGGGACCCGTCGGCCCTGTTCAAGACGGTCGGCATGTCCCAGGTGACATACTGGGGGTCGATGAGCGCCCTGTGTGGCATGTTCCTCGCGTTCAAGGTGGCGTCGTACGTGATGCTCCGGTGGAGGCTCAGCACCAAACCGTCGCTGCTGCTCAAGCTCGGGTTTGTCGGCCGTTTCATCAAGGCCAACTTTAACATTCCTCGCTGA
- the LOC103310189 gene encoding trimethylguanosine synthase-like, translating into MCENYFGGGFGIFDIVKTIAPNIAFHMPKTTNILECMWLAKDFGKVEIQQNIINGRLNSITAFYGDFH; encoded by the exons ATGTGTGAAAATTATTTCGGGGGAGGTTTtggtatttttgatattgttaaaACTATTGCGCCTAATATTGCATTCCATATGCCGAAAACCACAAATATATTAGAA tgTATGTGGTTGGCAAAGGATTTTGGTAAAGTGGAAATTcagcagaatattattaatggaaGACTGAATTCAATCACGGCATTCTATGGAGACTTTCACTAA
- the LOC100570604 gene encoding uncharacterized protein LOC100570604 encodes MVEILILAKCGPRLSSFHYYYNIMRAWRPPPTSLFIYVILTLLLLFFAAHKPAADIETTNETVPIRTYKLSSLNTVMPYSESVSMNRNIPKAKSSPKWRRPKPSADKTRFMEKPNFTSRTGKLVDVLYGCRHCNSRDDTTLLCTYFEANKRHKRLPKGSKSFVKNETSNDNVYSDKRRLRTTNIENEPSYMLQQYDKPSAKINAVLKDLGFVCNSDKMYTFYPSQIYYYKDAQKHIARYGQKNYIAPKPKNSIGSRDGYNQNGRHQKPIHSKTFPENNRYNKNYKIEV; translated from the exons AtggttgaaatattaatattggctAAATGCGGCCCGCGTTTGTcgagttttcattattattataatatcatgcgtGCATGGCGACCGCCACctacatcattatttatttacgtaattttgacattactgttattatttttcgccGCGCATAAACCCGCTGCAGATATTGAGACCACGAACGAAACTGTGCCAATACGAACATACAAATTGTCTTCGCTAAACACAGTTATGCCGTATAGTGAATCCGTATCTATGAATCGGAATATTCCGAAAGCAAAAAGCTCTCCGAAATGGAGACGACCCAAGCCGTCCGCCGACAAGACTCGTTTTATGGAAAAGCCGAATTTTACTTCGCGTACCGGAAAACTGGTCGATGTGTTGTATGGGTGCCGTCACTGCAACTCCAGAGATGACACAACTCTGCTGTGCACTTACTTCGAAGCAAATAAAAG GCACAAAAGACTTCCAAAGGGGTCAAAATCATTTGTTAAGAATGAAACCTCTAATGATAACGTTTATTCAGATAAACGCAGACTACGTACTACTAATATTGAAAATGAACCAAGCTACAtgtt acAACAATACGATAAACCCTCGGCAAAAATTAATGCGGTTCTTAAAGATCTAGGTTTTGTGTGTAATagtgataaaatgtatacattttatccaTCAcagatatactattataaagaCGCTCAAAAGCATATTGCCAGATATGgtcagaaaaattatattgcacCAAAACCAAaa aattcaaTAGGTAGTCGTGATGGATATAATCAAAACGGAAGACATCAAAagccaattcactctaaaacaTTCCCAGAAAATAATCGttacaacaaaaattacaaaattgaagtatga